One Primulina tabacum isolate GXHZ01 chromosome 10, ASM2559414v2, whole genome shotgun sequence DNA segment encodes these proteins:
- the LOC142506208 gene encoding sister chromatid cohesion protein SCC2-like isoform X4, with product MPVLSQLLRDSGEMRRDADQVQTDSVGTSKNQQDHYVGKKIISSSRKKRLKQKGKDGFLSMSCPDSRDSQDAAISGFCEMLEELCGRAEIFDEDRDEAELTPLPFSDLKALTNEIMSMRAKKVLHMVHIDLLSRTLKVLDHQIHRAEGLSINYNDHLDDDVVSSIYCSLESIHGALAIMAHDDMPKQLYKEENIERILDFSRHQILDVMFACDPAYRAMHKPTDNGAIDDEEAADFGSASKKTRTSKSVKEKKSTTYKGLSVVNTVTQKLCTILSFLKQFLSIERLSDSCILQLVRTSLQTLLVDNIPLLQLKAISLIGGIYYMYTQHRSYVMDETVQIILKSPLYKRVPRTYHLPDEEQRQIQLITALCIQMVQYSANLPEVVRSENPLLEVSVDPGYPSKCNEAITESCCLFWTRILQRLASTKSQDASELKMIMENLVMDLLTTLNLPEYPASAAILEVLCVLLLQNAGLKSKDITARIMAIDLLGIIAARLKHDAVLCRDDKFWILKEFINSENVDPSYEKDACSVCKGAISERSLFVCQGCQRAFHVDCMEGMENEVHSRNSDCQICLCERHLLVLKTYCVSQDKDEKKNRNQSKKSSRHDDTVTKQEIVQQMLLNYLQDVRSEDDTHLFTRWFYLCLWYKDDHPASEQKIYYYLTRLKSRAIVRESSSFSSSLKRVSVKKVALALGQNSSFARGFDKILQVLLASLRDNSPTIRSKAMRAVSVIVEADPEVLGDKFVHMAVEGRFCDSAISVRESALELVGRHIASHPDVGLKYFEKVAERIKDTGISVRKRAIKIIKDMCTSDTGFSLFSTACVEIISRINDEESSVQDLVCKAFYKFWFEEHLGMQTHSFKDGSFVPLEVAKKTEQIVEMLRRMSSHKLLVTVIKRNLALDFFPQSAKAAGINPVLLASVRRRCELMCKCLLEKVLQVTEVSSEEGEELMLPYALLLHAFCLVDPTLCAPASDPSQFVVTLQPYLKSQSDNRVTAQLLESIIFVIDSVLPLLRKLPQTVCDELEQDLKQMIVRHSFLTVVHACIKCLCSVGDVTGKGALVVEYLIQLFHKRLDALGFDNKQQVGRSLFCLGLLLRYSSSLLTEFSSNTRMMDVTHSVNLFKKYLQAEDFIIKVRSLQALGYVLIARPEFMLQKDVGKIMEATLSSNTDARLKMQSLQNIYEYLLHAESQLEPDKASKKEVSHSIDGAQSVPVAAGAGDTNICGGIVQLYWYNILGRCLDVNEQVRQTALKIVEVVLRQGLVHPITCVPYLIALETDPQEVNSKLAHHLLMNMNEKYPAFFESRLGDGLQLSFMFIHGLNDAIAEIPNHKVHSSVSNSVKGRSDAGTSAYARLGVSRIYKLVRTNRVSRNRFMSSVVRKFEIPRWNNYVIPFLMYCTEILALLPFTSPDEPLYLIYTINRLVQVRAGILESNMKDFLRSLEGIYPKGFGNGIVQSDQTIQSVSERSMSNDGNHKISEEFPGRHLSGDPQSKYSDIMEDSYSMPKIDLQKIQVDCLAIGAIQLLLKLKRHLKIVFSLDDARCQAYSPNEPPKPGESLLRQNISFNISDINIDPPNTREDFSRRYQDLKNALNEDTVDYSTYTANIKRKRPPLRRGGKASRTSDAEDEDDNEDENWTDGVNRINRSGRRGNIRTRQRY from the exons ATGCCTGTGCTCAGTCAGTTGCTGAGAGACTCTGGTGAAATGAGGAGAGATGCCGACCAAGTTCAGACAGACTCTGTCGGAACTAGCAAAAACCAGCAAGACCATTATGTTGGCAAA AAAATTATAAGTTCTTCCAGAAAGAAAAGATTGAAACAGAAAGGAAAAGATGGTTTTTTATCTATGAGTTGTCCTGATTCTCGTGACTCTCAAG ACGCAGCTATTTCAGGCTTTTGTGAAATGTTGGAGGAATTATGTGGCAGAGCAGAAATTTTTGACGAGGATCGAGATGAAGCAGAATTGACACCATTGCCTTTTTCTGATCTTAAAGCACTTACGAATGAAATTATGTCCATGAGAGCCAAAAAAGTTCTCCATATGGTTCATATAGATCTTCTTTCAAGGACATTGAAGGTTTTAGACCACCAGATTCATCGAGCAGAAGGACTATCAATAAATTATAATGACCAT CTGGATGATGACGTTGTATCATCCATTTATTGCTCTCTCGAGTCGATCCATGGAGCTTTGGCTATTATGGCTCACGATGATATGCCTAAACAGCTTTACAAAGAAGAG AATATTGAAAGAATCCTGGATTTTTCGAGGCATCAGATTTTGGATGTTATGTTTGCTTGTGATCCAGCATACCGTGCAATGCATAAGCCAACTGATAATGGAGCCATTGATG ATGAAGAAGCGGCTGATTTTGGTTCAGCAAGTAAAAAAACACGAACCTCCAAGAGtgtaaaagaaaagaaatccaCGACCTACAA GGGACTTTCTGTTGTGAATACTGTAACTCAGAAGTTGTGCACTATTCTTAGTTTTCTGAAGCAGTTTCTGTCAATAGAGCGCCTTTCTGATAGTTGCATTCTCCAGCTCGTGAGAACTAGTTTGCAGACACTTTTGGTTGATAACATCCCACTTTTGCAGTTGAAAGCAATCAGTTTAATTGGTGGG ATATATTACATGTATACTCAGCATAGATCTTACGTGATGGATGAAACTGTTCAAATAATTCTAAAGTCACCACTCTATAAGCGAGTACCAAGAACCTATCATCTTCCTGATGAAGAGCAGAGACAAATTCAGTTAATCACAGCTCTGTGCATTCAAATGGTTCAGTATAGTGCCAATCTTCCTGAAGTTGTTAGGTCCGAAAATCCATTACTGGAGGTTTCAGTCGACCCTGGGTACCCTTCCAAATGCAATGAGGCAATCACAGAATCTTGCTGCCTCTTTTGGACTCGAATTCTTCAGAGACTGGCCAGCACAAAAAGTCAGGATGCATCTGAGCTAAAGATGATAATGGAAAATCTTGTCATGGATTTACTCACTACTCTGAATTTACCAGAGTATCCTGCCTCAGCTGCTATTCTAGAG GTACTTTGTGTATTGCTGCTTCAGAATGCTGGGCTGAAATCTAAAGATATTACAGCTCGAATAATGGCCATTGACCTACTGGGTATAATTGCTGCAAGGTTGAAGCACGATGCTGTCCTGTGTAGGGACGACAAATTTTGGATCTTGAAGGAGTTCATTAATAGTGAAAATGTTGATCCAAGTTATGAAAAGGATGCATGCTCTGTTTGTAAGGGTGCAATAAGCGAAAGGTCCTTATTTGTGTGTCAAGGTTGTCAGAGAGCATTTCATGTTGattgtatggaaggaatggAGAATGAAGTTCATTCGCGCAACTCGGATTGCCAGATCTGTCTGTGCGAGAGACACCTTCTTGTCTTGAAAACATACTGTGTGTCCCAGGACAAGGATGAAAAAAAGAATCGGAATCAGTCAAAAAAATCTTCTAGACATGATGACACAGTGACAAAACAGGAGATTGTTCAACAAATGCTTCTCAATTATCTGCAGGATGTGCGGTCCGAAGATGACACACACCTCTTTACACGATG GTTTTATCTTTGCCTATGGTATAAGGACGACCACCCTGCTTCTGAACAAAAAATCTACTACTACCTCACTAGGCTAAAATCTAGAGCAATTGTGCGCGAgtcttcttcattttcatcctcTCTGAAACGGGTTTCAGTTAAAAAAGTAGCTTTGGCATTGGGACAAAATAGTTCGTTTGCTAGAGGGTTTGACAAGATTCTTCAAGTGCTCCTG GCAAGTCTAAGGGACAACTCACCAACGATTCGTTCTAAAGCAATGCGAGCG GTTAGTGTCATTGTAGAAGCTGATCCCGAGGTTTTGGGTGATAAGTTTGTCCACATGGCTGTTGAGGGAAGGTTTTGTGACTCTGCTATATCTGTCAGAGAATCTGCTCTTGAGCTTGTTGGTCGTCATATCGCATCGCATCCTGATGTTGGTCTTAAG TATTTTGAGAAGGTAGCGGAGAGAATCAAGGATACAGGGATTAGCGTGCGAAAACGTGCTATCAAAATTATCAAGGATATGTGTACCTCTGATACCGGATTTTCACTTTTTTCCACTGCCTGCGTTGAAATAATATCTCGCATCAATGATGAAGAATCCAGCGTACAG GATCTTGTCTGCAAGGCTTTTTACAAATTTTGGTTTGAGGAGCATTTGGGCATGCAGACCCATTCATTTAAAGATGGAAGTTTTGTCCCATTGGAAGTGGCTAAGAAGACGGAGCAAATTGTTGAGATGCTGAGAAGGATGTCTAGTCATAAACTACTTGTTACTGTTATTAAAAGAAACTTAGCCCTTGATTTCTTTCCACAATCAGCCAAAGCTGCTGGAATAAATCCCGTATTACTTGCTTCAGTACGCAGGCGCTGTGAGTTGATGTGCAAGTGTTTGTTGGAAAAAGTATTGCAG GTTACAGAAGTAAGTAGCGAGGAAGGAGAAGAGCTCATGCTACCATATGCTTTACTATTGCATGCCTTTTGTCTGGTGGATCCTACTCTATGCGCACCAGCTTCTGATCCTTCTCAGTTTGTGGTCACCCTACAACCATATCTGAAAAGTCAG TCCGACAATCGGGTGACTGCACAGCTATTGGAGAGCATAATATTTGTGATCGATTCCGTCTTGCCTTTGTTGCGCAAGCTTCCTCAAACTGTTTGCGATGAACTTGAACAAGATCTAAAGCAAATGATTGTTCGACATTCTTTCCTGACAGTTGTTCATGCTTGCATCAA GTGTTTGTGCTCCGTGGGCGACGTAACAGGAAAAGGAGCACTTGTGGTTGAATATCTTATTCAGTTGTTCCATAAGCGCCTGGACGCCTTGGGATTTGATAATAAACAG CAAGTAGGTCGGTCTCTTTTTTGCCTGGGGTTGTTATTGCGCTATAGTAGTTCTCTGTTGACTGAGTTTTCTTCCAACACGAGGATGATGGATGTCACACACAGTGTTAACCTGTTTAAAAAGTATCTTCAGGCTGAAGATTTCATCATTAAGGTCCGTTCATTACAG GCCTTGGGCTATGTTTTAATTGCTCGGCCTGAATTTATGTTGCAAAAGGATGTTGGTAAAATCATGGAGGCCACGCTTTCCTCTAATACTGATGCTCGTCTGAAG ATGCAATCGTTACAGAACATATATGAATACCTTCTCCATGCAGAAAGTCAATTGGAACCTGATAAAGCTAGTAAAAAGGAAGTTAGTCATTCGATTGATGGTGCACAAAGTGTGCCTGTTGCTGCTGGTGCTGGTGATACTAACATATGTGGTGGTATAGTTCAGCTGTATTGGTATAACATCCTAGGGAGATGTTTAGATGTGAATGAACAAGTGCGCCAAACAGCTCTAAAG ATTGTGGAAGTTGTGTTGCGTCAAGGTCTTGTACATCCAATTACTTGTGTTCCATATCTTATTGCTCTTGAAACAGATCCTCAGGAGGTTAACTCAAAGCTGGCTCATCATCTGCTGATGAATATGAATGAAAA GTATCCAGCTTTTTTCGAAAGCCGTCTGGGAGATGGGCTTCAGTTGTCGTTTATGTTCATACATGGCTTGAATGATGCTATAGCAGAAATCCCAAACCATAAAGTTCATTCCAGTGTATCCAACAGTGTGAAGGGAAGGTCTGATGCTGGCACTTCAGCTTATGCTCGCCTAGGTGTTTCTCGGATTTACAAGCTCGTTCGCACAAATCGTGTTTCGAGAAATAGGTTTATGTCTTCTGTTGTTCGCAAGTTTGAAATACCTAGGTGGAATAATTACGTTATACCTTTCCTCAT GTACTGTACAGAAATTCTTGCTTTGTTACCTTTTACCTCCCCTGATGAACCTCTTTATCTGATATATACCATAAACCGATTGGTACAAGTTCGAGCTGGGATATTAGAGTCAAACATGAAGGATTTTTTGCGTTCTTTAGAAGGAATTTATCCAAAAGGTTTCGGAAATGGGATAGTCCAGTCTGATCAAACTATTCAATCTGTCAGCGAAAGATCTATGTCCAATGATGGGAATCACAAAATCTCTGAAGAGTTCCCGGGTCGTCATTTATCTGGAGATCCTCAATCCAAGTATTCAGATATTATGGAAGATTCCTATAGCATGCCCAAAATTGATTTGCAGAAAATCCAG GTTGATTGTCTGGCAATCGGTGCAATCCAACTTCTTTTGAAGCTGAAACGGCATCTCAAGATTGTTTTCAGTCTGGATGATGCCCGCTGCCAG GCATATTCACCAAATGAACCGCCTAAACCTGGTGAGAGTTTGTTGCGGCAGAACATTTCATTTAATATTAGCGACATAAACATAGACCCACCAAACACTCGTGAAGATTTCTCGAGGAGGTATCAG GATTTGAAGAATGCATTGAACGAAGATACTGTTGATTATTCAACCTACACCGCCAACATCAAAAGGAAACGACCCCCTCTAAGAAGAGGTGGGAAGGCCAGCCGAACGTCAGATGCTGAAGATGAAGATGACAATGAGGATGAAAATTGGACTGATGGAGTGAACAGGATAAATAGGAGTGGCAGAAGAGGTAATATAAGAACTAGGCAACGGTATTAG
- the LOC142506208 gene encoding sister chromatid cohesion protein SCC2-like isoform X1 has protein sequence MSNSGSGDVPCGISLSNTVHSEVAPCLPLPSLPVLCGAMDQELCLFDDGRSRWSSNQGDVPGKIADLLRNTDVSYLNLKDQSSIQPGASIGNSDLFNEVLRHDPDAFECVAPGSVEEPIYRSDLTGSTPFERHMPVLSQLLRDSGEMRRDADQVQTDSVGTSKNQQDHYVGKKIISSSRKKRLKQKGKDGFLSMSCPDSRDSQDAAISGFCEMLEELCGRAEIFDEDRDEAELTPLPFSDLKALTNEIMSMRAKKVLHMVHIDLLSRTLKVLDHQIHRAEGLSINYNDHLDDDVVSSIYCSLESIHGALAIMAHDDMPKQLYKEENIERILDFSRHQILDVMFACDPAYRAMHKPTDNGAIDDEEAADFGSASKKTRTSKSVKEKKSTTYKGLSVVNTVTQKLCTILSFLKQFLSIERLSDSCILQLVRTSLQTLLVDNIPLLQLKAISLIGGIYYMYTQHRSYVMDETVQIILKSPLYKRVPRTYHLPDEEQRQIQLITALCIQMVQYSANLPEVVRSENPLLEVSVDPGYPSKCNEAITESCCLFWTRILQRLASTKSQDASELKMIMENLVMDLLTTLNLPEYPASAAILEVLCVLLLQNAGLKSKDITARIMAIDLLGIIAARLKHDAVLCRDDKFWILKEFINSENVDPSYEKDACSVCKGAISERSLFVCQGCQRAFHVDCMEGMENEVHSRNSDCQICLCERHLLVLKTYCVSQDKDEKKNRNQSKKSSRHDDTVTKQEIVQQMLLNYLQDVRSEDDTHLFTRWFYLCLWYKDDHPASEQKIYYYLTRLKSRAIVRESSSFSSSLKRVSVKKVALALGQNSSFARGFDKILQVLLASLRDNSPTIRSKAMRAVSVIVEADPEVLGDKFVHMAVEGRFCDSAISVRESALELVGRHIASHPDVGLKYFEKVAERIKDTGISVRKRAIKIIKDMCTSDTGFSLFSTACVEIISRINDEESSVQDLVCKAFYKFWFEEHLGMQTHSFKDGSFVPLEVAKKTEQIVEMLRRMSSHKLLVTVIKRNLALDFFPQSAKAAGINPVLLASVRRRCELMCKCLLEKVLQVTEVSSEEGEELMLPYALLLHAFCLVDPTLCAPASDPSQFVVTLQPYLKSQSDNRVTAQLLESIIFVIDSVLPLLRKLPQTVCDELEQDLKQMIVRHSFLTVVHACIKCLCSVGDVTGKGALVVEYLIQLFHKRLDALGFDNKQQVGRSLFCLGLLLRYSSSLLTEFSSNTRMMDVTHSVNLFKKYLQAEDFIIKVRSLQALGYVLIARPEFMLQKDVGKIMEATLSSNTDARLKMQSLQNIYEYLLHAESQLEPDKASKKEVSHSIDGAQSVPVAAGAGDTNICGGIVQLYWYNILGRCLDVNEQVRQTALKIVEVVLRQGLVHPITCVPYLIALETDPQEVNSKLAHHLLMNMNEKYPAFFESRLGDGLQLSFMFIHGLNDAIAEIPNHKVHSSVSNSVKGRSDAGTSAYARLGVSRIYKLVRTNRVSRNRFMSSVVRKFEIPRWNNYVIPFLMYCTEILALLPFTSPDEPLYLIYTINRLVQVRAGILESNMKDFLRSLEGIYPKGFGNGIVQSDQTIQSVSERSMSNDGNHKISEEFPGRHLSGDPQSKYSDIMEDSYSMPKIDLQKIQVDCLAIGAIQLLLKLKRHLKIVFSLDDARCQAYSPNEPPKPGESLLRQNISFNISDINIDPPNTREDFSRRYQDLKNALNEDTVDYSTYTANIKRKRPPLRRGGKASRTSDAEDEDDNEDENWTDGVNRINRSGRRGNIRTRQRY, from the exons GTTCTGTCGAGGAGCCAATATATAGAAGTGATTTAACTGGATCAACGCCCTTTGAGCGTCACATGCCTGTGCTCAGTCAGTTGCTGAGAGACTCTGGTGAAATGAGGAGAGATGCCGACCAAGTTCAGACAGACTCTGTCGGAACTAGCAAAAACCAGCAAGACCATTATGTTGGCAAA AAAATTATAAGTTCTTCCAGAAAGAAAAGATTGAAACAGAAAGGAAAAGATGGTTTTTTATCTATGAGTTGTCCTGATTCTCGTGACTCTCAAG ACGCAGCTATTTCAGGCTTTTGTGAAATGTTGGAGGAATTATGTGGCAGAGCAGAAATTTTTGACGAGGATCGAGATGAAGCAGAATTGACACCATTGCCTTTTTCTGATCTTAAAGCACTTACGAATGAAATTATGTCCATGAGAGCCAAAAAAGTTCTCCATATGGTTCATATAGATCTTCTTTCAAGGACATTGAAGGTTTTAGACCACCAGATTCATCGAGCAGAAGGACTATCAATAAATTATAATGACCAT CTGGATGATGACGTTGTATCATCCATTTATTGCTCTCTCGAGTCGATCCATGGAGCTTTGGCTATTATGGCTCACGATGATATGCCTAAACAGCTTTACAAAGAAGAG AATATTGAAAGAATCCTGGATTTTTCGAGGCATCAGATTTTGGATGTTATGTTTGCTTGTGATCCAGCATACCGTGCAATGCATAAGCCAACTGATAATGGAGCCATTGATG ATGAAGAAGCGGCTGATTTTGGTTCAGCAAGTAAAAAAACACGAACCTCCAAGAGtgtaaaagaaaagaaatccaCGACCTACAA GGGACTTTCTGTTGTGAATACTGTAACTCAGAAGTTGTGCACTATTCTTAGTTTTCTGAAGCAGTTTCTGTCAATAGAGCGCCTTTCTGATAGTTGCATTCTCCAGCTCGTGAGAACTAGTTTGCAGACACTTTTGGTTGATAACATCCCACTTTTGCAGTTGAAAGCAATCAGTTTAATTGGTGGG ATATATTACATGTATACTCAGCATAGATCTTACGTGATGGATGAAACTGTTCAAATAATTCTAAAGTCACCACTCTATAAGCGAGTACCAAGAACCTATCATCTTCCTGATGAAGAGCAGAGACAAATTCAGTTAATCACAGCTCTGTGCATTCAAATGGTTCAGTATAGTGCCAATCTTCCTGAAGTTGTTAGGTCCGAAAATCCATTACTGGAGGTTTCAGTCGACCCTGGGTACCCTTCCAAATGCAATGAGGCAATCACAGAATCTTGCTGCCTCTTTTGGACTCGAATTCTTCAGAGACTGGCCAGCACAAAAAGTCAGGATGCATCTGAGCTAAAGATGATAATGGAAAATCTTGTCATGGATTTACTCACTACTCTGAATTTACCAGAGTATCCTGCCTCAGCTGCTATTCTAGAG GTACTTTGTGTATTGCTGCTTCAGAATGCTGGGCTGAAATCTAAAGATATTACAGCTCGAATAATGGCCATTGACCTACTGGGTATAATTGCTGCAAGGTTGAAGCACGATGCTGTCCTGTGTAGGGACGACAAATTTTGGATCTTGAAGGAGTTCATTAATAGTGAAAATGTTGATCCAAGTTATGAAAAGGATGCATGCTCTGTTTGTAAGGGTGCAATAAGCGAAAGGTCCTTATTTGTGTGTCAAGGTTGTCAGAGAGCATTTCATGTTGattgtatggaaggaatggAGAATGAAGTTCATTCGCGCAACTCGGATTGCCAGATCTGTCTGTGCGAGAGACACCTTCTTGTCTTGAAAACATACTGTGTGTCCCAGGACAAGGATGAAAAAAAGAATCGGAATCAGTCAAAAAAATCTTCTAGACATGATGACACAGTGACAAAACAGGAGATTGTTCAACAAATGCTTCTCAATTATCTGCAGGATGTGCGGTCCGAAGATGACACACACCTCTTTACACGATG GTTTTATCTTTGCCTATGGTATAAGGACGACCACCCTGCTTCTGAACAAAAAATCTACTACTACCTCACTAGGCTAAAATCTAGAGCAATTGTGCGCGAgtcttcttcattttcatcctcTCTGAAACGGGTTTCAGTTAAAAAAGTAGCTTTGGCATTGGGACAAAATAGTTCGTTTGCTAGAGGGTTTGACAAGATTCTTCAAGTGCTCCTG GCAAGTCTAAGGGACAACTCACCAACGATTCGTTCTAAAGCAATGCGAGCG GTTAGTGTCATTGTAGAAGCTGATCCCGAGGTTTTGGGTGATAAGTTTGTCCACATGGCTGTTGAGGGAAGGTTTTGTGACTCTGCTATATCTGTCAGAGAATCTGCTCTTGAGCTTGTTGGTCGTCATATCGCATCGCATCCTGATGTTGGTCTTAAG TATTTTGAGAAGGTAGCGGAGAGAATCAAGGATACAGGGATTAGCGTGCGAAAACGTGCTATCAAAATTATCAAGGATATGTGTACCTCTGATACCGGATTTTCACTTTTTTCCACTGCCTGCGTTGAAATAATATCTCGCATCAATGATGAAGAATCCAGCGTACAG GATCTTGTCTGCAAGGCTTTTTACAAATTTTGGTTTGAGGAGCATTTGGGCATGCAGACCCATTCATTTAAAGATGGAAGTTTTGTCCCATTGGAAGTGGCTAAGAAGACGGAGCAAATTGTTGAGATGCTGAGAAGGATGTCTAGTCATAAACTACTTGTTACTGTTATTAAAAGAAACTTAGCCCTTGATTTCTTTCCACAATCAGCCAAAGCTGCTGGAATAAATCCCGTATTACTTGCTTCAGTACGCAGGCGCTGTGAGTTGATGTGCAAGTGTTTGTTGGAAAAAGTATTGCAG GTTACAGAAGTAAGTAGCGAGGAAGGAGAAGAGCTCATGCTACCATATGCTTTACTATTGCATGCCTTTTGTCTGGTGGATCCTACTCTATGCGCACCAGCTTCTGATCCTTCTCAGTTTGTGGTCACCCTACAACCATATCTGAAAAGTCAG TCCGACAATCGGGTGACTGCACAGCTATTGGAGAGCATAATATTTGTGATCGATTCCGTCTTGCCTTTGTTGCGCAAGCTTCCTCAAACTGTTTGCGATGAACTTGAACAAGATCTAAAGCAAATGATTGTTCGACATTCTTTCCTGACAGTTGTTCATGCTTGCATCAA GTGTTTGTGCTCCGTGGGCGACGTAACAGGAAAAGGAGCACTTGTGGTTGAATATCTTATTCAGTTGTTCCATAAGCGCCTGGACGCCTTGGGATTTGATAATAAACAG CAAGTAGGTCGGTCTCTTTTTTGCCTGGGGTTGTTATTGCGCTATAGTAGTTCTCTGTTGACTGAGTTTTCTTCCAACACGAGGATGATGGATGTCACACACAGTGTTAACCTGTTTAAAAAGTATCTTCAGGCTGAAGATTTCATCATTAAGGTCCGTTCATTACAG GCCTTGGGCTATGTTTTAATTGCTCGGCCTGAATTTATGTTGCAAAAGGATGTTGGTAAAATCATGGAGGCCACGCTTTCCTCTAATACTGATGCTCGTCTGAAG ATGCAATCGTTACAGAACATATATGAATACCTTCTCCATGCAGAAAGTCAATTGGAACCTGATAAAGCTAGTAAAAAGGAAGTTAGTCATTCGATTGATGGTGCACAAAGTGTGCCTGTTGCTGCTGGTGCTGGTGATACTAACATATGTGGTGGTATAGTTCAGCTGTATTGGTATAACATCCTAGGGAGATGTTTAGATGTGAATGAACAAGTGCGCCAAACAGCTCTAAAG ATTGTGGAAGTTGTGTTGCGTCAAGGTCTTGTACATCCAATTACTTGTGTTCCATATCTTATTGCTCTTGAAACAGATCCTCAGGAGGTTAACTCAAAGCTGGCTCATCATCTGCTGATGAATATGAATGAAAA GTATCCAGCTTTTTTCGAAAGCCGTCTGGGAGATGGGCTTCAGTTGTCGTTTATGTTCATACATGGCTTGAATGATGCTATAGCAGAAATCCCAAACCATAAAGTTCATTCCAGTGTATCCAACAGTGTGAAGGGAAGGTCTGATGCTGGCACTTCAGCTTATGCTCGCCTAGGTGTTTCTCGGATTTACAAGCTCGTTCGCACAAATCGTGTTTCGAGAAATAGGTTTATGTCTTCTGTTGTTCGCAAGTTTGAAATACCTAGGTGGAATAATTACGTTATACCTTTCCTCAT GTACTGTACAGAAATTCTTGCTTTGTTACCTTTTACCTCCCCTGATGAACCTCTTTATCTGATATATACCATAAACCGATTGGTACAAGTTCGAGCTGGGATATTAGAGTCAAACATGAAGGATTTTTTGCGTTCTTTAGAAGGAATTTATCCAAAAGGTTTCGGAAATGGGATAGTCCAGTCTGATCAAACTATTCAATCTGTCAGCGAAAGATCTATGTCCAATGATGGGAATCACAAAATCTCTGAAGAGTTCCCGGGTCGTCATTTATCTGGAGATCCTCAATCCAAGTATTCAGATATTATGGAAGATTCCTATAGCATGCCCAAAATTGATTTGCAGAAAATCCAG GTTGATTGTCTGGCAATCGGTGCAATCCAACTTCTTTTGAAGCTGAAACGGCATCTCAAGATTGTTTTCAGTCTGGATGATGCCCGCTGCCAG GCATATTCACCAAATGAACCGCCTAAACCTGGTGAGAGTTTGTTGCGGCAGAACATTTCATTTAATATTAGCGACATAAACATAGACCCACCAAACACTCGTGAAGATTTCTCGAGGAGGTATCAG GATTTGAAGAATGCATTGAACGAAGATACTGTTGATTATTCAACCTACACCGCCAACATCAAAAGGAAACGACCCCCTCTAAGAAGAGGTGGGAAGGCCAGCCGAACGTCAGATGCTGAAGATGAAGATGACAATGAGGATGAAAATTGGACTGATGGAGTGAACAGGATAAATAGGAGTGGCAGAAGAGGTAATATAAGAACTAGGCAACGGTATTAG